In a genomic window of Thermodesulfatator atlanticus DSM 21156:
- the mltF gene encoding membrane-bound lytic murein transglycosylase MltF: protein MKKPFIFCFIILFLCSCSPEKEIQKNRLERILERGEIRIVTLNGPTTYYEYRDEPYGFEYELAKAFADHLGVKAHFIVKDNVSQVLQAISDDEADLAAAGLTITPERKKHFLFSLPYYEVKEQIVCRKGKPCPKNPSDLTSRLLVVPKDSSYEEALARLKIKYPKIKWQTNSELSTEELLELVWRGKIDCVVADSNIVAITRRYYPELLVCMDLGPPEKIAWMMPKDALELKAKVDDWLRNYLNTQDFEILEEKYYGFVEIFDYVDIKRFIRRIKTTLPRYLPLFQEAAKKYGFDWTLLAAMAYQESHWNPYSRSPTGVRGIMMLTLHTAREMGIKSRLDPEASIMGGARYLAKLRQRLPKEIEEPDRERFMLAAYNVGLGHILDARELAKELGKDPNRWSDVAEVLPLLSRKKYYRKLKHGYARGWEPVIYVQRIRNYQDILQQVLGLKKTAVSRHLLDLDEEIAKRQ, encoded by the coding sequence ATGAAGAAACCTTTTATCTTTTGTTTCATTATTCTATTTTTGTGTTCTTGTTCCCCTGAAAAAGAAATTCAGAAAAACCGTTTAGAACGTATTTTAGAGCGTGGTGAAATAAGAATTGTCACTTTGAACGGTCCCACTACTTATTATGAATACCGTGATGAGCCCTATGGTTTTGAATACGAGTTAGCAAAAGCCTTTGCTGATCATTTAGGGGTTAAGGCGCACTTCATAGTGAAAGACAATGTCTCTCAGGTACTTCAGGCTATTTCAGATGATGAAGCAGACCTTGCCGCAGCAGGCCTTACTATTACCCCGGAACGCAAAAAACATTTTCTTTTTAGTCTTCCTTATTATGAAGTTAAAGAACAGATAGTTTGCCGTAAAGGAAAGCCTTGTCCTAAAAATCCTTCTGACCTAACCTCACGATTACTGGTAGTGCCTAAAGATAGCAGCTACGAAGAAGCATTAGCAAGGTTAAAAATCAAATATCCAAAGATTAAATGGCAAACTAATTCTGAGTTGAGTACTGAAGAGCTTTTAGAATTAGTTTGGAGAGGAAAAATAGACTGCGTGGTAGCAGACTCTAATATTGTAGCTATAACCAGACGCTATTATCCAGAACTTTTAGTCTGCATGGATCTTGGTCCACCTGAAAAAATAGCTTGGATGATGCCTAAAGATGCTTTGGAACTCAAGGCTAAAGTTGATGACTGGCTTAGAAATTATTTGAATACCCAGGATTTTGAGATTCTTGAGGAGAAGTATTACGGTTTTGTTGAAATATTTGACTACGTTGATATTAAACGTTTTATAAGACGGATAAAAACGACCCTTCCACGTTATCTACCCCTTTTCCAGGAAGCTGCTAAAAAATATGGTTTTGACTGGACTCTTTTAGCAGCCATGGCCTATCAAGAATCCCATTGGAATCCTTATAGTCGAAGTCCTACCGGTGTCCGAGGCATTATGATGCTGACCTTGCACACTGCCCGTGAAATGGGAATTAAGAGCCGCCTTGATCCTGAGGCCAGTATTATGGGTGGGGCCAGGTATTTAGCAAAACTTCGACAGAGACTTCCCAAAGAAATTGAAGAACCTGATAGAGAAAGGTTTATGTTGGCAGCTTATAATGTTGGTTTAGGACATATCTTAGATGCTAGAGAGCTTGCCAAAGAGCTAGGTAAAGACCCCAATCGCTGGAGTGATGTAGCAGAGGTTTTACCTTTGCTCTCCAGAAAAAAATACTATCGCAAACTAAAACATGGTTATGCCAGGGGTTGGGAGCCAGTTATTTATGTTCAGCGAATAAGGAATTATCAAGACATCCTTCAACAGGTATTGGGTCTAAAAAAAACCGCGGTTTCTCGCCACTTATTAGATTTAGACGAAGAAATTGCCAAAAGGCAATAA
- a CDS encoding sensor histidine kinase: MALRNIGSFPFWKLNLCLFALLFSGVIFSFYIHNREVTKIFLYHAREDAITLAELVRVNTETGILAEKIIEDTTSHFLGNLASFLDYLDDVEPFLPQELYMFVLENHLAGVYLIRKNGKVIEVPEYWVPENFKCRKKLTYVPRDNLFLYCASNLNSFKELILGVRIPELESLYEKTSPEGVLLRLSKLPHIKAANIINKKTTKTEVVAKNNYFEAYIPFKNKTIHVIFKSYALRLVEEKLHRNYLILVGLISVIGVFFTIIFYLLQRFYLQSVQEYERALAKEREEAALGRAAATIAHEIRNPLNTISLALQRLMIESKNLTPEDRKLLDLVRQSLLRANRPIEQLLKYARLEKQIKKEKFNLKELVQEILELFQEQIKKKNIKLKTELNDIIILADKSLIYQVVENIFLNALEAIDKEGSLLVELFKENGFAVLKTTNSGELPPEDKLQEIFNPYVTFKVKGTGLGLALVKKIVEAHGGRVTAKIVSDTSIKKESAATRYFQIEIRLPVGEER; the protein is encoded by the coding sequence GTGGCATTAAGAAACATAGGTAGTTTTCCTTTTTGGAAATTAAATCTTTGTCTTTTTGCATTGTTATTCAGTGGGGTAATATTTTCTTTTTACATACACAATCGCGAAGTAACAAAGATTTTTCTATATCATGCCAGAGAAGATGCCATTACTCTTGCAGAACTTGTGCGCGTAAATACAGAAACAGGTATTTTAGCAGAAAAGATTATCGAAGATACCACCTCACATTTTTTAGGAAATCTGGCCTCATTTCTTGATTACCTGGACGATGTTGAACCTTTTTTACCGCAAGAACTTTATATGTTTGTCTTAGAAAATCATTTGGCAGGAGTTTATCTCATAAGAAAAAATGGCAAAGTTATCGAAGTTCCAGAATATTGGGTTCCAGAAAATTTTAAATGCCGTAAAAAGTTAACTTACGTACCACGTGATAATCTATTTCTATATTGTGCTTCAAATCTTAATTCTTTCAAAGAACTAATCTTAGGAGTTAGGATACCTGAACTAGAATCTCTTTATGAAAAGACTTCTCCAGAAGGAGTTCTTTTAAGGCTTTCGAAGCTACCACATATCAAAGCTGCCAATATCATAAATAAAAAAACTACTAAGACGGAAGTCGTCGCAAAAAACAATTATTTTGAAGCATATATTCCATTTAAAAATAAAACCATACACGTTATTTTTAAATCTTATGCTTTGAGATTAGTTGAAGAAAAATTGCATCGAAACTACTTAATTCTTGTAGGACTGATCTCGGTAATTGGTGTTTTTTTTACTATCATTTTTTATCTTTTACAAAGATTTTATCTACAAAGTGTTCAAGAATATGAAAGGGCCTTGGCTAAAGAAAGAGAAGAAGCAGCCCTTGGGCGGGCAGCTGCTACTATTGCTCACGAAATTAGAAATCCTTTAAATACCATATCGCTTGCCCTTCAACGTCTAATGATAGAAAGTAAAAACCTTACCCCTGAAGACAGAAAACTTCTTGACTTAGTACGCCAATCACTTTTACGTGCCAACCGTCCTATCGAGCAATTGCTTAAATACGCGAGACTAGAAAAACAAATTAAAAAGGAAAAATTTAATTTAAAAGAACTAGTCCAGGAAATATTAGAACTTTTTCAGGAACAAATTAAAAAGAAAAATATCAAACTTAAAACAGAACTTAACGACATCATAATTTTAGCTGATAAAAGTTTGATTTATCAAGTAGTAGAAAATATTTTTCTAAACGCTTTAGAAGCTATAGATAAAGAAGGGTCTCTTTTAGTAGAACTTTTTAAAGAAAATGGTTTTGCTGTCTTAAAAACTACCAACTCAGGGGAGCTTCCGCCAGAAGACAAACTGCAAGAAATTTTTAATCCCTATGTGACTTTTAAAGTGAAGGGAACAGGACTTGGTCTTGCCCTTGTGAAAAAGATAGTAGAAGCTCATGGCGGACGCGTTACTGCCAAGATTGTCTCAGATACATCCATAAAAAAAGAATCAGCAGCTACTCGATATTTTCAAATAGAAATAAGACTTCCTGTGGGAGAGGAAAGATGA